The segment GGCAAGTTTTTTTATTCTCTTGTTGTGGTTGGGCTGCTCCAGGCCTGTGGGCTGTTGTGAACAACGCCGGAGTCGCTATGCCGTCTGGTCCCACTGACTGGCTCACTATAGAGGACTACAAGGCCATGATAGCTGTCAATCTGTGCGGTGTGATCGACGTCACACTGAGCGTCCTCCCTCACGTCAAGAAGGCCAAAGGAAGAGTGGTGAACGTCGCCAGCGTGTTTGGGAGAATCAGCCCGTTTGGTGGACCCTACTGCGTGTCCAAGTACGGCGTAGAGTCCTTCAATGACAGTCTGCGGTGAGTGTAGGGGCTACATGCACTTGTTGTTCTCCTGAGCTTCTTCTTGACTTACAGCGActtctgtgtgtttcaggttaAACATGATACCGTTTGGAATCAAGGTGGCATGCATTGAGCCAGGCTTCTTCAAAACAAACGTGACAGATACAGGGATGATGAAAAACAACCTGAGGAAGCTCTGGGACAGATTACCTCAGGATGTGAAGAACGACTATGGACCAGGTTTCTTAAAGAGATGTGAGTTGCTgcaccaaaataataataaatagaacAGTTTCCAAACCTAGAGGAGATAATCTTCTGTTTTCAGTTAAAGCCTTGCTGTCACCTTCTCCATGGCATAAATCATAACTTTTTCTCTCCACAGTTCAGTTCAactatttttattcattcatttatttttgccatTAGAGGCAAAATCCTATAATAGATAACTTTAATTATTATGTCATGTCTCCTCAGGAAGGATACCAAGGGGAAAAACGTGCTTCATTCAGAGTCAATTTAATACCCAAAATCAACAAAGTCtgtttaataataaactttatttgtatagtgcaAGGTTACAAAGTGCATATGGTCATGAAACACTcaggaaaaaagaaagtaaagtcTAATCACAACGCATGAAGACGGTATCAGGCAAAGTAAGCTAAGAGTACAATGATAAAACAATCACCTTGAAAGTAAATTTGTAAAAGTGGGATTTTaagacagatttttaaaatggGCGCTGTTCTTGCTTCCCGCATCTCCACTGGCTGGTCATTGCAGAGTCTCAGAGCCTTGACTCGATAGGCACACTTACCTTTGCAACTGAATCTTGTCTGttagagctttaaaagtaatcagtaacattttaaaaatcaattgtAGAAGGGAAAACAGATGACTGTGCGGAGGCAGTTCGAGGACAGATTACCATTTCAAACACTCGTTACTTGTGTCCAGATTCAAAGCCTGTAGACGCGTCTCTTTCCATGTAGATTTGTCCAGCTTATTCCAGATAGCGGCGCCATAACACTACTACAGGACAGCTGCTTTAATTCCGTCTACCATGCTGTCAATACCAGCTCTGTGCTGAAGTTTATTCTTTATAAGAGTGTTGCCTGTCATGAGACATGCAGGTCTGTTAATCACTCCTGGAATCTGGTCTAACCCTGTTCTGCCACATCGCAGTAGTGTTTCAGAATTTGACTTTTTCCCCTGGTAAACTTCCAGTCGATAGACCCAAAACATAGCATcattacacacatttttaacTGAGGGAAAAGGTCAGACGTTGAGCTCAAAAATAAGCCAGAAGTATTGATTTTCTCACCCTTTATCGTCTTTAAGATGCACATTCGGTTCTATAATGAATTTCTATAATGATATCAATTAAAGGTGCTAAATGCTTTATTCTAAGGTTCCCTTATTTCCCATAACTTGTCATTTTTATGGagctaattttttttttgcccacaTGGGCAAGACGCAATTAATTTATTCAACAATAGAGAAAGtccaaaactaaaaaaacagcTGCGGTATCTTCACGGTCCAACCTTCAGACCATCacagaatacaaaaaaaatcttaaatcaCTGACAGAAACATTTATTATGTAGCCCCTTCtggaaaatctaaataaatacttaaataaaatCTTGCCTTTTTCCCCCCGGGCTTTTGAGACAAAGTTAGCTAAATGAACTCTCAAATAATCATACTATGTACAGtacaatacatacagtatgtttaccTGTAGATAAATTGCACATTTTTGCTGGTTCCGCTGATCTGCTTTGCACTCACTAGCTTAGTGTTTAATTGCGATTCATTATTCGCTAGTGTACCAATTGAACCATGTCTGTATTTTACCTATAATTGGGTCTAAATTCCAAAGCTCTTTCCAAGAAACCTCCTAGGAAATTATTAGGAACTGATCAggatattttacttaaataatgaGTCGCCTTGTTGTGTATATAAACCACATGTATGAAATGCTTCTTTCAGCTCTTGACAAGTTGGATCACAGGTTTAATCAGTTGACGGACAAGGACCTGATGAAGGTGGTCAGCTGTATGGAGCACGCCATCACTGCCGTTCATCCTCGCACTCGCTACTCTGTCGGATGGGACGCTAAGTTATTCTGGTTGCCTATGTCGTACATGCCATCCTGCATCTCTGATAGACTTTTCATTGAAGATGGCCTCAAAAAATTATATGCACCGTAGTTTTGTTATATcacttgtgtgttttattttcactgCAGAACATGTTTGAACCTAAAAGTTTACACCGTTGATGGCACcatataaacattttgttataaaacatgtttgcctctttactttgtttttgacTTGACTCTGGCATTATCACGCCTGCCCTAATGATTATAAGATCAAAGGTAATGGCCTTTGACCACAGACAACTACATAAGGCATTATGATATTGATCTTAAACACTTGTTGAGTTGTAAAGCTTCAGCTCTTCATGGACTTTGGctcctctgtttctgttttaacctGCTCTTCAAATTGGTAACATTAATTTCCCATCAATATAACCTTTGGGCTGAGTTGGTGTGATTTCAGAGGGGATTTGAGGTAAAAGGGGGGGAATGCAGTCATCAAAACCAGGGGTTGTCTGTTGCGCAACCCCCCCACTTTGGTGAAAAGGCCTGCTGCTCTATCCACTATGGACCTTGActctgcagacaaacacacatgcgcAATCATCACACCCCAGCACAACTTCACGTTTCCAGTGTCTACTAAGAAAGGATCGTCACCCATTCTCTGAAgacacatttttcatgtaaactGTTGCTATGGTATGTTTGCATTATTATCCATTTTTTCATAGCTTCAGTGAGGGTTCATGTGTGTTGATGCTCATTAGGAGCACCGACACAGCTGGCAACTGGAAGTTggctctttatttatttttcatgagtGCACTAATTGATCGATTTTAGTATATTTAGCACAAACCAGCTTAATGACATCTGATGCAGTCTGGTGGTTGAGTGATAATTGTTGCAACTTCCACTTACCTCATGTGGTGTCCAGCCATGCAGATGGGTTTggtttatctgtctgtttagcttcacaaaatgtaattagtactttattatttttttttttaatggtttaagCACCACAAACAACATTCAGTTCATCTCGTGTTATAGCACACCGCTGGAGTAAGTATTCAGAGCCTTCACTTCAATAAAAGTCGCAACAGCATGATGCAAAAATAAAACTCCTGTATTCACAATTTTAATTACTGAAGTATCATTAGAATATGTActtaaaagtatcaaaagtagtGCTGGAAAACTGACCCTGTGAGACTCAtgttattatacattatattctTGGATTAATGTTATGGACACATTCTTGTGTAAGtattgcattttactgttggtCGAGGTGGAGCTAAATTACTGGAGCTGAAGTGCTGTTGCATAGTTTTATTTAtaacaaatatttttgtatgtaaaagtAAAGTTAGTAATGGTAgtagataaatgtagtggagtgaaaagtagtaattttaatatatatatatattatatgtaatGTATTCTATGCAATGGTGAACTGACCCATTATTTGCTGGACATTGTCATTTGGTCATATTTCCCTCAGGCTGAaccaatattttatttacactaAATTTCTCTTTTGCTGCATCTGGGTCTATATAATTATAACAATATGTTACTGTATAAGTCATTCACAATTAATCAGTTTATAATGGCTTGGAAAGGGCTGTATCATAGGAATATATACATAGACCCTGCTTTGAGTTAAAAGATGGTAAGCAGCATGTCGTGTGTAGGCGAGAGCGGACTGACCGAGAAACCACATATTATTAACATAGAGAAAAACTGAAGTTGAAAATCGATTGGTATGTGCCTTGATTGACTGGCCCATAGTGTGTGGTTACTGGCCCAGACGGGGGTGGGGCGTGGTCGTTTTAATATGATTGGCTATGTGAATCAATCACACTCCACATGTGGGGCAAATTGAATccaagtatatccagctgcagccacGGCACGTATGTAAAGGAAATGTCATAATATGGTTAACCAGAGAAGAGACCTTGCCTAAACGTGATGAAGATTTATCTCGGCGGCTCGGCCCACGTAACCCCAAATGAATTTCAAGGGGCGAGTTcaacccatagactgtatgattCAACCGAAAATGTTTTGCAACGTTTTGCTACAggttgaacgacatgtttccttgaaacGGTGTGCAACGTTGCGTAAGTtcaacgggcttcgaggtatgttttgtcctttatatacagtctatggttttctCCCGcttggtgggtgtgtcagaggCGTTACCCAGTTAGCTGCAACAAGTAtgtaaaccatagactgtatatcaAAAAGTCAGTCAACCGCACTGCACTtgacacaacagggtgttcaaggcaccactgTTTCCGTTGGAATAAACgctttgctacgttttgtcgggGCTGAACGGGGCTTCCCTTTTTAAACAACATTTGTGGCCATTCGAGTATAGATTGCTGAGTGCACTTTAATGCACTTTAATGCACTATGACGGCCTTATTAGCGCGCCAATGCTTTACCGTAAAGAGCGATGTATACGCGCAATAGATTTTGCCTCAAAATTATATACTTTTCTTTAGGTGCTGCTGCTACTTACGGCAACAAATAGCGGAGACAACAGTGATCAGAAGTTTTGGCAACTTGTTGcgttacttttttaaaactgtgctTTTACACTTTATTCGAGTATTGTGTGGCCCAGTAATCTACTTTAAACGTCGCTGCATTTTCTATTCATACCTTCCTTACTTAAGTAGTCTGTTATCTAGTGTGCATTTTGCTacattaaccgaaatgagcgGTCATCCAAGATGTGCGCGCGGCTTAGGAAGAGCGCTTTAACCGGTGTTCCTGTGCCAAATATTAAAGAGAAGAAAATCAGCCAATAGATTCTGATTCCGATATTcattgattctgatatatttaCAGAATCCTCTGGTTGTCCAGAGCATGGCTTTATTTTGATGGAAATTAGtctgtttattttctctaaTTCGCATTGGTTGTCATTGGTTTTACAGCAAAGTCCGACTttgaattcattaaaaaaagtcGCCGGTGAAACTGATCTTAGCTTTCACTCACGAGGCTACCAGCGgttatttattcaaataaatataataatttttagaTGCATAGGCCTAAATATGGGTGGATAAAACTGTCCCCGTTGGGCTTTACGCGTGACGCACAGGTGAGCACATACTCCCGTGTTATTGCCACAATAATTATTTGCGTGATGTACTATACTTGCATAAGATTCTCAAGAATGCATGAATAACGGTCTCTAAAGACCCGGAGCCCCGTACAAATGCTTTGGACAAATTTCCAGCTATGTTTTTCCCCAGTCCACCCCTGTGTGTAGGGTGTATGCATTACTGTCATGACCAAATTAACCCACTAGAGGCCCTGAAACAGAACTTACCTATTGTGACAACTTggtttaacacatttatttagggATATGCACCATGACACAGGCCTGggtgttcaaatgtttttttcaatatGTGAAGGGTTGTGTGTTGAAGTTAAAATGGGGTGTTAAGTAATGCTCAACATTTCAGCAGTATCACATACCAACTTACACATAATTCAAATGGGCCCTATGGGGGCCCCTGTGGAAGAGGTAATTCAGCCTCTattactgtatttaaatgtaaatcttCATGCTGTGTGAGATCTTAAAcgttttaaaggttcagtgtgtagtaTTTCTGAGGAtcaattgacagaaatgcaatataagatccataactatgttttcagtggtatataaagaccttacataatgaactgtttttattaccttagaatgagccatttctatctacacaatagaaaggaaaagaggaaCCACCATCATTTTCtgatggctctttcagaggtgtcaaacaggctacagactcttttcagtgtcgttcagaatttttcaaagtaaatataaatgctCTATATAATGCCTTTCTAGtgtttcgaccactcaaagcgctttttcactatattcacacacactgagcctaagtgctcaaacagaaactaacattcacacacattcatacactggcggaaccgCCGCCAGGGGCAagtcagggttcagtatcttgcccaaggacactttgacatgcagcatggaggagccggggattgaatcGACcatccgattaacgggcaacccgctctatctcctgagccacagccgccccgacTAGTAAAAGCTCTCAACAGTGAGTGGTAGACCagacagttggttgcaatttgcaacctcaccactagatgtcactaaatcctacacacttaacctttaaacggaaagtttttttaaagttttttcaCTCAGGTATCAACTGTCAATCTAACAACATATTTATTTGAGGTATGTTGATTTCAGTGTTTGCATTATTTGCATACatattcaaatttttatttaccttgtgttgaatatttacatgaaaatttaaaaaaaggtttcttTTAGGTAATCCTGTCACACCTGGCCTTAACATGTGCTTTACTTCTGGCCATTCTCGCTGCCATCCGCTGGTACATCAGAGACTCTTACAAGGTCGACGGCTTCAACCAGAAGCATGTGTTCGTCACAGGCTGTGACAGCGGCTTTGGGAATCTGCTGGCCAGACAGCTGGATGAAAGGGGTTTCCACGTCATAGCTGCATGTCTCACAGAGAAAGGTGCAGCAGATTTGGCAGCATCTGCCTCCTCCAGACTGAAGACCTTCCTGCTGAATGTTACAGACAGTGCGAGCATCAGGAAGGCGGTGGAGTTTGTGAGCAAAGAGGTCAAGGAGCGAGGTGAGCCGGGCggacgggggggggggttacacacaGATAGGGTGCCGGCCAGAGTGAGGCACTTGAGGAGATAAAGCCAACCTGGACCATCCCCTCACCAACTTATCATCCTCCTACTGATATGTTTAACCCTCTTTTTAAAGAGGAGGGAGAACATACTTACCTCATAGGAACAGTAAAGCTGCTTCAAACATAAATCTGAACTACAGATtggtcattttttttaaaagttgatCCTGAACATGATGGAAAACCTTTTAGAAGCGTTTTAGACCTTCATTGAATTTAGAGAACATGCCTGGTCTGTCTGGGTTGGGTTGTGTAGTGGACACAACTCTCAGACCATGCTAACACTATATACTAATCTCCATAGTTCTGTATGATATTTTGGCATTTCAACATCAGTGAGATGAGTGCAATCAAGCCCGCTGGGGAAACTCAGCCCTATTTTATAGAAATGTCTCTTACACATTTTAGCCTTTAAAGTCAGATTTTGCCTGACGCATATCGATGAAGAATGAATGAGATTAATTGCTAACTGCCAGGATATTTCTGATATTTGTGAAGATAACACATTAAGAACATTCTCTTTAGCAAAAGAGAAATGAAGATCAAAAGTTAATAGCTGCGGGCAATCATCCTGCCTCTTTCCTCCGCAGGCCTGTGGGGTCTGGTGAACAATGCCGGCAGGTCCATACCCATCGGCCCAACAGAATGGATGCATCTGGAGGATTTCACAAAGGTTTTGGATGTGAATCTGATAGGAGTTATTGATGTGACGCTCCAGTTCCTGCCACTGCTGAAAAAGGCCCAGGGCAGGGTGGTTAATGTGGCCAGTGTCCTGGGTAGACTGTCTCTCACTGGTGGAGGGTACTGCATATCCAAATGGGGAGTGGAAGCCTTCTCCGACTGCACCAGGTAGTGGAAAGACAACAGATTTATCACGCATCCTCTTAGATTTAGGACATATAGCACTTAGTATATAGTAAAGGGGATAGaagaaacaatacaaaaaagtaCACAGATGTCACCGCTGTCAATATGACTTGTCACCAAATGTATCTAGAGTAAATAGTACCACtgcaacaatgtaaaaatactcactGTTTCTAGTTAAAGTCCATcattcaaaatcctacttaaataaaagtacaaaggTATCATCAACAAAATGTATCAACATGTATCAAAAGTACTTGTTCTGCAGAAAGGTGTGACTGattttgtataaaaatgtatgaCATTAATTATTagaatgtagtgaagtagaagtataaagttgcatgaAATACACAATTCAAGTACATGTACTTCAAAATTGTACTTCAGCACAGTActtgtaatgtaaatgtattttgttactTTACACCACGGCATTCAGTTGCAAAGGCCTGAAAATTGTAGTCATGTGCAaacttattaattaattacttaataTTAACATGATGTAAAACTACTTTTAGAGGgaaatcacagacaaaaaaaactcaTTAAAGTTACGTTAAAGAAACATAATGGTTTGCTTCTTCTGCACAGGAGGAACATGCAGCAATTTGGCATCAAAGTGAGCATTATCGAGCCGGGTTTCTTCAAGACTGCTGTCACCCAGCTGGATCTTATTGAAGGTGACCTGAAGAGGCTGTGGAACCGCCTCCCCCAAGATGTCAAAGACTCTTATGGAGCTACATACATTGATGACTGTGAGTGGAAGCACATTTAATTACATTCAGCCAAAAGGTCAAACAAATACTCTAAACAACTACTTTGTTTTTCCCGTCAGATATGAAGTCTCAAGACATCTGCATGCAAATCTTGTGCAGTTCAGATATCTCTAAGGTGACCTGGTGTATGGAGCATGCGCTCACAGCTCGCTTCCCACGCACACGTTATAGTGCTGGCTGGGATGCTAAGCTTTTTTGGATTCCTCTGTCTTATCTCCCTTCATTTGTGTCAGACTTTCTTATGACGGTGCTTCTTCCTTTACCTAAGGGTGACAGAAAAGTCTAGCTCTGTGAAATAGTTTGTATGATGACATTTTGCTGTCCAAAGTGTATGTATGCATGGAAACCGGCAGCCAAAAGTGATAAAATCAAGTATATTGTGAcaatatggtaaaaaaaaaagtgtcaagACTGTGTTACAAAATAGGaaatttattcattcatgtcTCACCAGCAGCAATTTAAACCATATGGGCATGTTGTGGATGATCACAGATACAGTTTTTATTGTCCTCATTACAGTACAAAATAAATCATTCTGTGAAGTTAAGAATTTATTCACCGTGTCTATAAAACGCCTGTCTACATCTGCATCCTCAGGTCATGTGTTGCCCTTCAAAATAATCAACTACATACATTAATTTCCACGCGACAAACATGGGCACATTCAAGTATTGTTCCAAAAAATTTGGCCATTGTTCCAATATTATTGCTAAAACAAATTATCAGGTTGATTTAAAGTCAGACAGTCAGGGAACACAAGGTAGAAATGAGTTTGATTAAGTACaataagtatgctttgcactcATATTTTAGCTCATGCATCTGTTTATACCGTTCCTTATTCAAAGATATATTCTTTGAAGAATAAACGCCATAAGTTAAAATCCAATTGTCGCTTTTGTTGCGCTTCTGGCCATGAAATGAGGTATATAAACATGAAAGATGAAGTAAATACATCTCCAGTTTTGTTCAGTGGCAAAATGTCATTACTCAACACACATCTCTAGTAACCTTTGATCATATAAGTACTGTACATTCAAAATGCAGCTCACTTTTTATGTTATTGTGTTTATGCTGAACTATTCATAGGATCTATTTCAAAGATATTTTCTGACAAAATCTTACTGTTCAAATTTACAAATATACAACTTatttattaacatgtctatCAGCAGCTTCAGTGCAAAGATATACATACATTGTACATCAgaataatgaaaacattaaCACAAGAATTGGCATAAGAAATGTCAGAAGGCATAGTCACAGAAGACTTTTTGTCATCATTCTATGGAAATGTATTTCTCTTTCCTAAAACAATTTGAGTTTTGTACACAGGctgcataaaaaaataaattctgtgcaaagtgtgtttctttttttcgaTTCCCGTCTGTGAGAGATGGGTTAAATGTCGCTGTCCTCTTTCACGAGGTTGGCTGTGTCTTTGAAACTGTCCTCGGTTGGCGAAAACGTGCTGGGGCGATCTCTCTTCGGAGGTTTAGTGGGGGGGACAAATGGAGAGGGCTCAGGGGCAGAAGGGTCCCTACTGCTTCCAACAGGCTTTTCATCTTTCATCTATAAAATGATACGGAGGGTAAACAAGCTGAAAGAATACTTGCacgttctgtttttgttttaaataaaatcgTTTTCCAAACTTACCTCTGAATATGAAGGGTTTTCAAATGTTGTGCTTGGCGTTAATTTCCGCTTGAACAAACTCCACTTTGACTcctgcaaacaaacacagacgtCACTCTTGAATAATTTAGctcacatatttttttatatggACGTTCTGTTTACAAGACACTTACCTGCTCAGGTTTGGTGCTGACAGAAGATGATGTGTTCGCAACGGCCACACTCTGAGCTCCGCGATACGCTGGGTTCACAAAGTTGTTCTCCAACTGTTCACCACTCACATTAACAGTCACCTATGAGAGGTATTTTGTTATGTAAGTTTATCAGCTATGACAAATGAAGTAAATGGcctaactaataacattaaataaaataatcaggaGGCACACGCACGTCCATAAATTCTCTGCAAAACATGCCTGCAttgttaaaagtttttttcttcaattttaCATGGGAAATGTTTTCACCACAAACACTCTTCCCAAGAACCTAAAGAAGCTGCTGTGTCCATGCGgaataaaagaaacatttggCTCTCTTGGCCAGCACTTGTTAAATTTtatgttacatcaacaaatacCATTGCTATCACTTTCTGTGCTACTTCAAAATGTGCCTCTTGATGCTGGAAACAAACCCGttttaaacaacaaattaaaatccTAACTTTGTTAGCTTTGGCAGAAATCCCACATCACAGTTCCCAtcaaaatcaattaatggatAATTGGCCAGAAGTCGATTTATTCACTATATTTCAATGAAATTGGTTCATGCTATATACTCTTGATATGTCCTGCTCACAAACAGTCTGCCTCTTTGGTGGGAGCAAATACATATGTGATTATTGGTTATTatgtaaaactaaaataaaaagattactTTCTGTTTGAAGATGCTGAAATTCTGAAAACCACTGACCCATGTGCAGAATGGTTTGTTTGTAAACTACTGGAAGTCTTAGTTTATATGTAGCGTTAATGTGTTCATTCATTTATAAGTACCTGTGTGGCATGAATGACTGCAGGATCACCGGACACTCCAGGATCGGTGGCGTACAACGGGTTCTCAAATGTGACTGGCTGCCTCCCAGTTTCGATGGCAAAAGTATCGTCCTATGGGCATAATATATTGATAAGATTGCTGATAAGATAAGACAAACGAAAGATTAATtatttctctgctgctgctgatacaAGCAGTTCTAG is part of the Micropterus dolomieu isolate WLL.071019.BEF.003 ecotype Adirondacks linkage group LG07, ASM2129224v1, whole genome shotgun sequence genome and harbors:
- the dhrs9 gene encoding dehydrogenase/reductase SDR family member 9 translates to MDVSYWSQKIHVNMFLYILGLVPLWFTFRWYRESKKVPNKEDKYVYITGCDSGFGNLLARHLDKLGFPVIAGCYTEKGEDELKKIASDRLTTVHIDVSDSESVSKAAAAIEALVGQKGLWAVVNNAGVAMPSGPTDWLTIEDYKAMIAVNLCGVIDVTLSVLPHVKKAKGRVVNVASVFGRISPFGGPYCVSKYGVESFNDSLRLNMIPFGIKVACIEPGFFKTNVTDTGMMKNNLRKLWDRLPQDVKNDYGPGFLKRSLDKLDHRFNQLTDKDLMKVVSCMEHAITAVHPRTRYSVGWDAKLFWLPMSYMPSCISDRLFIEDGLKKLYAP
- the rdh1 gene encoding retinol dehydrogenase 1, yielding MGAPVEEVILSHLALTCALLLAILAAIRWYIRDSYKVDGFNQKHVFVTGCDSGFGNLLARQLDERGFHVIAACLTEKGAADLAASASSRLKTFLLNVTDSASIRKAVEFVSKEVKERGLWGLVNNAGRSIPIGPTEWMHLEDFTKVLDVNLIGVIDVTLQFLPLLKKAQGRVVNVASVLGRLSLTGGGYCISKWGVEAFSDCTRRNMQQFGIKVSIIEPGFFKTAVTQLDLIEGDLKRLWNRLPQDVKDSYGATYIDDYMKSQDICMQILCSSDISKVTWCMEHALTARFPRTRYSAGWDAKLFWIPLSYLPSFVSDFLMTVLLPLPKGDRKV